The following coding sequences lie in one Cannabis sativa cultivar Pink pepper isolate KNU-18-1 chromosome 5, ASM2916894v1, whole genome shotgun sequence genomic window:
- the LOC115717681 gene encoding uncharacterized protein LOC115717681: MVLWEDLCSLATNEKWLIMSDFKAILAKEERVGHWVNYHMDSDFIRCMQQCQLEDVKATDCFYTCSDKQQGKDRIFSKRNRILANQHLFDHYPNAEELFINEGIFDHTPGILSLYPRWTSGKKHFKYFRMLNTHLEYSAKAKVELDEIQDKIQLDPNNPDLHSAEVAAREKLIAAHKNYNFFLEQRLKLYGFKMVIVILPSSMPATSREQDKIKSFQLKDGIRVIEPAQEANAFISYYKSQFGSKMADRRRATLLTKEFSKEDVKKALLEIPGNKTPGPDGYSSFFFQANRDLVGEDLFRAVTFFWNQGRYSRKSTQMC, encoded by the exons ATGGTGCTATGGGAAGATCTATGTTCATTGGCAACAAATGAAAAGTGGCTAATCATGAGTGACTTTAAAGCCATATTAGCTAAAGAAGAGAGAGTTGGCCATTGGGTGAATTATCATATGGATTCTGATTTCATAAGATGTATGCAACAATGTCAACTTGAAGATGTAAAGGCAACTGACTGTTTTTATACTTGCTCCGATAAACAACAAGGGAAGGATAGGATCTTTTCCAAAAGAAATAGGATATTGGCAAATCAACATTTGTTTGACCACTATCCTAATGCTGAGGAACTTTTCATAAATGAAGGTATCTTTGATCATACCCCTGGCATTCTATCCTTATATCCTAGGTGGACTAGTGGGAAAAAGCATTTCAAATACTTCAGGATGTTGAATACACATCTTGAATATTCTGCAAAG GCCAAAGTAGAGCTAGATGAAATCCAAGACAAGATTCAACTTGACCCCAATAATCCTGATCTGCATAGTGCAGAAGTGGCTGCAAGGGAAAAGCTGATTGCTGCTCACAAAAACTACAACTTTTTCCTTGAACAAAGGCTAAAGCTTTATGGATTCAAAATGGTGATTGTAATTCTGCCCTCTTCCATGCCAGCAACAAGCAGAGAACAAGACAAAATCAAATCTTTTCAATTGAAAGATGGAATAAGAGTGATTGAACCTGCACAGGAAGCAAATGCTTTCATTTCATATTATAAATCTCAGTTTGGATCCAAGATGGCAGATAGGAGGAGG GCTACATTATTGACAAAGGAATTTAGCAAGGAAGATGTGAAGAAGGCTTTACTTGAGATCCCTGGGAACAAAACCCCAGGTCCAGATGGGTATTCTAGTTTCTTTTTTCAAGCCAACAGGGATCTAGTAGGGGAAGATTTATTCAGAGCGGTGACTTTTTTCTGGAATCAGGGAAGATACTCAAGGAAATCAACACAGATGTGCTGA